The following is a genomic window from Saprospiraceae bacterium.
TCTTTCAGAAGAAGAAATGACCAAAGGACTTAGAATCGCTTTAGCACACCAACAGATTTTCCCTGTATTCTGTTGTTCTGCACTACAGGATAAAGGAAGCGGCAGAATCATGGGTTTCATCAATGATGTAGCTCCATCACCTGCTGATGTTCCGCCTTATCTTTTGGCTGATGGCAAAACTGCAAAATATGATTCTAAAGCTCCGTCATCAATATTCATTTACAAAACTATCTCAGAACCACAGGTGGGTTTGGTGAGTTATTTTAAAGTTTATGGAGGTACTGTGAGATCCGGTGATGAATTGATCAACATGAAAAACGCAACTCATGAAAGAATCAGTCAGGTATATGAGTCTGAGGGCAAAGTCAGAAATACCATTGATTATTTGCAGGCAGGTGATATTGGTGTTACCTTAAAACTTAAAAATTCCCATACCAATAATACCTTAAATGCAAAAGGATTGAACGTTTCAATTGATCCTATTCATTTTCCCGAGCCACGTATCAGGACAGCAGTTGTTCCTCCTTCAAAATCTGATATGGAAAAACTTATAAAAGCACTCCACCAGATTGAAGAAGAAGATCCAACACTTGTAGTTGAACAATCTGCCACCTTAAAACAAACCATCATACATGGGCAAGGTCAATTGCATCTGGATATCATCAGATACCGGATAGAGAAGAATTTTGGTGTGCATATGGATTTTGACAGACCAAAAATCCCTTATCGGGAGACCATCACCAAGAGTGCCAATGAAGTCTACCGGCATAAAAAGCAAAGTGGTGGTGCAGGGCAATTTGGAGAGGTACATATGCGTATAGAACCATACTATGAAGGCATGCCCAATCCTGATGGACTAAGTGTAAGACATACAGAAATTGAAGAACTTGATTGGGGCGGCAAACTGGCTTTCTACTGGTGTGTGGTAGGTGGAACTATAGACTCCAAATACTCCAGTGCCATCAAAAAAGGCATCATGCAGAAAATGGTGGAAGGACCATTGACAGGTTCCAACTGCCAGGATATCCGGGTATGTATATTTGACGGCAAAATGCATCCAGTTGACTCCAATGATATGGCTTTTATGCTCGCTTCAATAGGAGCATTCAGAGCAGCCTTCAAAAACGCTGGTCCACAAATCCTTGAGCCAATCGAAGATGTAAGTATCACTTGCTCTGATGTAGCAATGGGAGATATCATGGGTGACCTACAGGGCAGAAGGTCGATCATCATGGGTATGGACTCTGATGGTCATTACCAGAAAATCAATGCCAGAGTTCCTCTCGCAGAAATGTATCAGTATTCATCTACATTGAGATCATTATCTCAAGGCAAAGCCAAGTTTTCCAGAAAATTTGCAGACTATGTACCTGTACCACCTGACATCCAGCAAAAACTCATAGCTGAACATAAGGAAGAAGAAGAAGATAATCATTGATATTTCAATAGTTCTTTGATTTCAAAACAAAAAAAAACGCTGTACTTCATTGATTTACGGCGTTTTTTTTTTAAATACAAAATATTCACTTTATTGAAATATATTTAACTTCAATGTCGTTTAGATAAGGAATTTTTCTTAGTTTTTACCCTATCTAAATCTTTCACTTAAAAGAGAAAGACTTCATAAAGAGGTCTTAACTAAACGACAATGAATTTCAATTTGTAATAAGTATACATTAGCTACCGCAAATGGTCTCATCAGATCATTTCAACATCTATTGGCGAATTATTTTTAAAGTTTTGTGATTTTCTGCTTTCAAATAAAATACTCCCGGTTGCCAGTCAACGGTATGCACCAAAGTTTCCTCATCCTTTAATACGCCAGACAAAATCATCCTACCTAAAACATCAAAGATTGCAAATGGAGCCTGAAGCGAAGGAGATGATTTTTTTATAGTAAAAACATCTTGAGTCGGGTTGGGGCTTACACTCAATTGCGCCGTCAGAAGTTCAGGTGTACTTACAGAAGAAGTGGCTAATTCCGAAATGAAAAATTGATCAAATCCTACCTCTACTATGTGTCCATTGACACCGCTCTGATCTGAAGCTATGATCTTCAGTTGCATATTTGATGTTGGTTGGATTAATTTTTTAATATCCACATTTCTCACTTTTTTCCAGCCTAATGTTGGCTTAAATATTTTTTCAACCAGCGCTTCAGTCAGCCCATTTGATATCTTAATGATCAAAGTGTCATCGGGAGAAATAGTCCCGTTTCCAGCGTAAAACCAGACATCAAAGTTAAGGGTCGGTTGTTTGTAAGAAGTCAGATCAAAATTGGGTGAACGTAACTCCGTAGATCCATTGTCTACATCATTGCAATTGGCCCCTGGTATCCCGTTTCCGGTCACCCAAGCTATATTGCCCTGGTCATCACTATCCTGGTTAGGGTTGGCCCAGAAACCGTCTCCGGACAATGTTCCTCTCGGCACAGTCCTTACCCAGCCGCCTTGAACTCCAGCTGAATTTACAACAGTCCATCCAAGATTTGTTTGAAAATTGTCTTCAAATCCAGCTTCAGTTAGTTGGTTGAATGATGTAGCAGTATTATTTGATATATTTACTTGTGGCAAAAAAATATTCTTCAAACCCCATTTTGTAATATAAAAGTCATACACACCTGACGAAACGGTTGCTTTAAAATCCTGAGTGCTATTAGTCTGAATCAAAGTGCTTGTTGGGTCGCCTTCAAAAAGTACATTTGAAGAAAGATTCGCTCCTTGATTATCTTTTATATTGATTGTCAAAGTAATAGGCAATTTTTTTTCAAGGACAACATTCAGTATTGTTACTTCACCGTTTTTTAATTCCGCAGTGGTTTCTTTCACTAAATATTCCGGGTGGGAGATTTTTATTTTAAAATTCCCATTCAGAACTTGTCCGGTTTTAAACTCACCGGAAGGACCGGAAAGTTTTTTATTGGCTTGATTTGAAACTATCTGAACGACAGCATTACTAATCCCAAGACCATTGACATCAGTTATTTTGCCTTCAAGATAACATGCTCTTTGGTATTTTACTTTAACTATAAACAATCCATTGTTGATATCGCTTCCATAGATGATATCTGAATCTGTAAAAGGAAACGCACCCCAACAACCAAAAAAGTTATTATGGCATACACCCTGATCTTCCCATGTATCATAATAGGCTACTTCTACCAGATTGTCAGGACGGTGTGCATCTACGATTCGCAGGCCATCAGTATACCAACTTGTGATGAGGTAACCTTTGTGGTAATGTGTATTATGCGGGATTACTCCGTCATTTTCACGTTCTACAGGTCTGAATTTGTCCAGAAGTCTGATACCATTTAAGTCAGAAATATCATAAGCATCTACATAACCTCCTTGTTTTTCATCTGTAGTAAATACGTATCGGCCATTGTCTGATGGCCAGGCATTGTGTGTAAACGTTCTTGATGTAGCCTGATTGGCAAGTAAAACTGGTTTGGATTTGTCTTTTACATCATATATACTCAACTTGCCTATATTAATTTCTGACGAAAATAAAGTATCGCCTCTGGTAAATGCATCGTGTGAATATTGAAGATCTGCCGCGCCTGAGTATACAGGATTTTTAGGATTTGCTTTCAAATCAAAGATCAACACTCCCCTTTTACTTATATTACATCCTGCCAGATA
Proteins encoded in this region:
- a CDS encoding choice-of-anchor B family protein — protein: MNWIKLTFGLILFLVHSAHQAQNILHQPAFNTELLANVPFGENSSDIWGMKKNGINYAVIGNRTKVSVFSLEDPKKPKLRYEAPGDASIWRDIKSFNNHLYVTADEGTGGVVIIDMTHAPENISHTHFKPLLSVGTDLNKELLRCHNLYIDENGFMYLAGCNISKRGVLIFDLKANPKNPVYSGAADLQYSHDAFTRGDTLFSSEINIGKLSIYDVKDKSKPVLLANQATSRTFTHNAWPSDNGRYVFTTDEKQGGYVDAYDISDLNGIRLLDKFRPVERENDGVIPHNTHYHKGYLITSWYTDGLRIVDAHRPDNLVEVAYYDTWEDQGVCHNNFFGCWGAFPFTDSDIIYGSDINNGLFIVKVKYQRACYLEGKITDVNGLGISNAVVQIVSNQANKKLSGPSGEFKTGQVLNGNFKIKISHPEYLVKETTAELKNGEVTILNVVLEKKLPITLTINIKDNQGANLSSNVLFEGDPTSTLIQTNSTQDFKATVSSGVYDFYITKWGLKNIFLPQVNISNNTATSFNQLTEAGFEDNFQTNLGWTVVNSAGVQGGWVRTVPRGTLSGDGFWANPNQDSDDQGNIAWVTGNGIPGANCNDVDNGSTELRSPNFDLTSYKQPTLNFDVWFYAGNGTISPDDTLIIKISNGLTEALVEKIFKPTLGWKKVRNVDIKKLIQPTSNMQLKIIASDQSGVNGHIVEVGFDQFFISELATSSVSTPELLTAQLSVSPNPTQDVFTIKKSSPSLQAPFAIFDVLGRMILSGVLKDEETLVHTVDWQPGVFYLKAENHKTLKIIRQ
- a CDS encoding elongation factor G yields the protein MSVDTKNIRNVVLLGHSGCGKTTLTEAMLFESGAISRMGNISGGNTMSDYTPIEQERGNSLFSSLMHVKWRDCKINILDTPGFDDFIGEVVCSMKVADTALMLLNSAHGVEVGTEILWDYVNDFKTPTIFVITQVDHDKSDFETTLEQAKERFGPKVMPVQYPLNQGSGFNTIIDTVRMVMYVFGPNGGKPEKKPIPESEMAKAMEMHNALVEAAAENDEGLMEKFFEQGTLSEEEMTKGLRIALAHQQIFPVFCCSALQDKGSGRIMGFINDVAPSPADVPPYLLADGKTAKYDSKAPSSIFIYKTISEPQVGLVSYFKVYGGTVRSGDELINMKNATHERISQVYESEGKVRNTIDYLQAGDIGVTLKLKNSHTNNTLNAKGLNVSIDPIHFPEPRIRTAVVPPSKSDMEKLIKALHQIEEEDPTLVVEQSATLKQTIIHGQGQLHLDIIRYRIEKNFGVHMDFDRPKIPYRETITKSANEVYRHKKQSGGAGQFGEVHMRIEPYYEGMPNPDGLSVRHTEIEELDWGGKLAFYWCVVGGTIDSKYSSAIKKGIMQKMVEGPLTGSNCQDIRVCIFDGKMHPVDSNDMAFMLASIGAFRAAFKNAGPQILEPIEDVSITCSDVAMGDIMGDLQGRRSIIMGMDSDGHYQKINARVPLAEMYQYSSTLRSLSQGKAKFSRKFADYVPVPPDIQQKLIAEHKEEEEDNH